In Calliopsis andreniformis isolate RMS-2024a chromosome 6, iyCalAndr_principal, whole genome shotgun sequence, the genomic window AATAATATCAAACTCACTTTGCTTTAATTACATTTGTGTATTATATAAGGCAGTATATTTACCATTAGTTTGATCTGCATCCACTTTATCAGTTGATTTTGAAGTTCCAACCACGTGTACACTTAATTTTCTCAAATTGTTTCCATTGAGTGTGTGAGATGTTATCCATTCTCTTAATTCATCGAGCGTGATGCGTTCTATCATCTTCAATTCATTGTCAATTCTATCAAACATATACTCGTCTGTCGTAATTTCTGCCCAATTTCTCATAACTTCTTCTTTTAGATGTAAATCAGCGCACTGTTTCACCTTCATAAGTGCTTCTTTTATACTCTCTAGATCTTTTTCTGAGGTTTCTTTTAGTATCTTACTGAATGTTTCCAAAAATGCTTCGATCCGTTTGTCTACGTGTTCTGTGGAATATTTATCCGCCTGGGTGCGGACACCGATAGAATAACCGAGAATGCCAAAGGTATCATTGAATAGGCAGAACACGTCATATCCAAGTTGTTCTTGTGTTCTTAATTGATTGAAAAGAGGTTCCTCCATGATCATCTAGAAAGGAATTAATTGAAACTTATTGCTTGGGCGATATCAAGTTATTATTAAAAAGTGAAAACTATACTCACGATAAGAAGCTCTATAATAACTGTTAGTTTAATAGATGCAACACCAGATTGATAATAATTCGTTACTACGGAGTTCGCGTCAGTTCTATTGTAGTTCCTTATCTTGCAGTAATGTGAACCCATAGGTAGCTGAGCAACTCTAATCTGTGGCATTGTATTAGGTAACAGTGGGCCACATTTTAACGATTGCACACATTCGTGAACATTTTTAATAACATCCTCTTTCGTCATGTTGCCTTGCACTAGACATTGAATGTAAACATGGTCCATGAAGTATCTAACAAAATTTTGGAATTCGTGAAATTCAACGTTGCTGATGGCAACGTGCCTATCCATGGCTGACCAGTGAACCAACATTAGTATGGACAACCTCACATGtctgaaataaattttattagtaTCACATGTGGTACGATCGATTCCTTGGTCGATATTTTATCTGACAATGCATGCTGCACACTGCCTATTTTATTTCATGGAGGATGTATTAGAGGCATCAAATAAATGAAAGATGTATgaatttatatataaatataaatataaagatataaatttaaaaatcatCATGCACAGAATGATGCATAAAAAGAGAATGCAGCACGCAATACGTCAAACAACAAATCAGATAAAAAATTGCATTTCGTGTTACGTCGACTTTTttggaataaaaataaattattccAGGCAAATTGGTACATACTTGGCTAATTTGTTGGGTTTTAACAATTTGTTATAATAATCTTTGACCTGTTTTTCTTTCATGACTTTAAATAAGTCTTCCGTTATGAGCATTGAGCTATCAGCTATACACTTGGCAATTGTGATCAACAGAAGCTAAAAATCAGGTATCATTAACATATAATCTATGTAAAAATTATGTAACAATATTCAAGAATATTTACAGGCAGTTTTTGATTGTATCCATTCACTTTAATCACGATACCCTTATCCCTGGTGTAAATCTCGTGATTCAGTTCAGCAGCTATAGCTGGATACAATTCTTCCGCTAATAATTGTTTCAATGTTATAACATACAAGTCCATCAGGGCAGCactgaaatttaaataaaaagaaatattgttCGTGAAAAGTATTGTGTTGTATTTTCCGAAATTTACCTTTTAGGCGAAGAGAGAGGCACAGGTGATATCACATAAAAATACATGTAGCATTCTGGTAAACGGAATTTAGGATCAGGTCGATACCAAACTTCAGATAAGTCATCTGAATATATTTTTTCAGGATATTTAGGTATATCTGCCGGTAGAGAAATCAAGGAAAAGTCATCTGTGAGGAAAATGTTTGGTAATGGTAAATGAAAATCAGGCAAAGGTTCAATGGTCTTCCAGCGTTCTATCCATTCTTTAGGTATTTCTGTGTCCGTGTATTTAGTGTTGAACCATGGTTCTACTTTGTCGAATTCTTTATCGTCAAATTTCTTATCGAAAATTATGATGTTCACATCGTCAGGAGTCAAATAATTTAAACATTCTCGTATAGCTTCTGGATTATATTCGAAATATAAGTCGCTGCCAGTGATGTAATCTCGCGGCGGAAAATAGTGCATATTTTCGCTTAAGTCTTCTACGTATTGTGCAGGGGAACATTCATCTATGAATCTGAAAATATGTTTCTTTCAATCTGAAAATTTCTACCTTTGAacttattaatgaaaaatattcacTTGAAATTTGTTTCTTCTATCTGATGAATTTCATCATATATTCGTTTCTGTGGTCCTTCTTTTCGTAACAAATTAATAAATGAGAATATAGCATTTAATACGTCTTCTAAATGTTCATGGCCTTGCTCGGTTAGCGTTAACGATAGACTAAATAACGCATACATAGAACTGTGTTCAAAATCGCTTTCTCCATTGCCACTAAAGATGTCAAAACACCACATATTTTTCTTTAAGTAGCTGATCAATGATCCCTTCCCTTCGTGGCCTATAATCCAGGAAATATACTGATGTGGTTTGCTTTTATATAGATGGTGTAAAGGTGGCATTGCCCATGTTAATTCTATCTGTAAGAAATGTGAAATAACTACTATATAGTCAGTTTCTTTAGATGATCATATTCTTTTAGTTCAATTGACAGACATACTTGACGCAAATCTTTGATGGGCTTAACTTTATAAATTCTTCTAAAAGTTGGTGTGTCGAACGAATTTGCACCTTTAAATGGTGTAAAGTCATCTGGTGGCAAATTATTATTTGGTACATTTGAAAAGCACTGTATCACATATTCCTCCAGCACATCTAGTGGAAGCCTAGCCTATGGAGATGAGTAGTTTGATTTTATTCATTTGAGTTTAAACTTTAGTTGAATGCAATACGCACTTGTATGGCTAGCTTCATTCTATGAGCGCTGTAGTGTCGCTCTCTGAATTTGTGTAGTTCCTCATAAAGTTTTTCGTCTTTCACATTATCTCGCAACGTAATTAAATTGCCCCAAGTGAATTTCGTTGCAGGATGATTTGGACGTGCAAAACTACAAAATAATTGTTCTTTTCTATAAAAGTCAGAGGGTAAGGCCATCTGAAATTCTGtatgaattatttaattttatagcaAACAATGTTAGAAAATATATTGACAGAGTACATGTGTACACTAGCAGTTAAAAGTTTAGAATCACTTGTTAAATCTGACATCTCACCACATGGCTTACTCAAAGTCAGTACCTTAACAATTATTACAATTTCTCATATTGCGATactgtaaataaataattataacgcGTCGATTATTGGTGGTTCTCATTAAATCACATATTTAACGaagttttattttctttaatcaAGGAAATGATTCCAAACTTTTAGTCGGCAGTGAATACATGAGTCCATACCGCTCTCAACTGCTTCTCTTTCTCTGGTTATAGCGTCTTTTTTCATTAAAGGTTTAATGAAAAATTGAGCAAAACGATCAAGGGCTGCTAAAAGATGCTTCTCTTGTACTTCAAAGTAAAATGTTGTCATTTCACATTTAGTGGAGGCATTGTCTGAGCCACCTCTTTTTGTAATAAATGCATCAAAATCATTTTCCTACAAattcaatattattattattattattattactattgttattGTGAGTATGTATAAAAGAATTATCGTTTTCTGATCGTTATGTTTGAAGTAAATACCTGAGGGTACTTTTCAGATCCCATGCAAACCATATGCTCAAGAAAATGTGCCAAACCTGGAATTTCTGGAGGGTCGCTGAAACTTCCTACacctacactcaatccacatgctGCCTGTGTAAGAAATATGCGTAGCAGCACTCTAAGAATATTAACATCATAGATGTAATAagtgataaaatattaaaatatatatttcatGGAAGATACCATTTTTTCTTCCCGTTTTAACTGTTTGGGACATGTGGATGAGTCCTCTGCATCTGTTCTATCTCCATTAGATTCATCATCCTCTGTTTCATCATCATTTTCATTATCACCATCTTCCTCATCAGTCTCACTTTCTTCATCATCTTCATCTTCTTCGTCTTCATTCTCAGAGAGTATTGCATTCACTGATAAATAATGAATAGTTATATTTGTTACGGATTATTaagtaaattacaataaaattgaTTGGCAATAAAGAACacatataaattataataatattataaatattcaaaatgtaatatattcttaattttcttcaaaataaaaatattgacaTATGTAAAACCTTCCTTTTACCTCTCTCTTCTTTATCACCACAAGTAGAACCTATAGAATGTACATCCGCAATCAGCAAGGCAGTCAAACCATTTTCCAATTGGATTACTCTAAATAAAGTATACAAACATGTTAATACAACTGTTGAATTAATCATCATggatgttatatttatgtttatcAAATTATTCTTTATTTCTTAGATAAATACATTTGAAATGATTTCTAAGAAAAATCAATAATTAACTATGTGTGCAACAATACTAAATATTGAATGATGCGTGATCATTTTTCAAGTAAATACAAAGGTATTCCTAAAAAACATTTAGTGTTAATAAGACTGTTCTTGTTACAAATGGTATATATTAATCATGTAAAATTTATTTGTCTAAAATATTTTGCATCAGAAGCATTAGTGGTAGTtcattaaatacagaataataaTCCTATCAACACTTATAATGATTACCAAAATTTGATTAGGGAAACACACATATGTTTTTTATCAATACTAACCTATACTCCTTTTTATCATTTTCAGATTTAATAGGTGTTTCCAAATAAGTAACTTTGGCTCGTGGTTTCTGAGTAGTATCACAAGGAACAActtcggattgattattgatttgcaTTCTATCGACAAATGTGGAATTAGAGTTGAGGTTAAGCTCATTAATACTGCTCACGTTTCTGTTGATTACATTAGTCGAGTTCTGATTTGATTTCAATTTTTTCTCAGGCGGACACTGGAGAGATCTTTTAGGCATTATCGTCGTATATGACCACTCCTTAATTCTGCATCGGAGACTTTTTGACCAAATGATTCTCCACCAAGGCGGTAACATATATCATAGAACAACCTCTTGAAACTTACCCACATTGAATGTTCAGGTTACAGTACTGGCGGAAAAGGCGGTCGAGGAAAAATATAAATCGAATGCGTACAAAATATTCTTCATACAAATATTATAACTTCTTGAagatataataaaaacataaaattattaaaataaaaacatacaagccttaaaaataatttactacattaaatgtttaaaaatacttttttgAACTTAAAAACTCATTTAATACATAATAAAGCTTTTCATTATTACTGACTATAATTTATTTTGCAACCAAAATGAGCGAATGGATCTGGAGAACATGATACTAAAAGAGGTATACTGTGTTCTCACTTCATGACAATATgtaacctcagacatcagaaaGAATGAATATATCAGCAGAACATAACATCAACAGATATAACTCGAGTTCTTAATAATTGCGGCGCCTATGTAACTTAAAATTTGGTCAAAATCAAGGTATCAGGATAGGATACCACCAAAAGAGATACCCTAGGTTCCTAATCATCCTCGTAAATAAGTAAATTTAGATATCGGTCCACATGAAGGTAGGGGTAAAGGAAATACGATCAA contains:
- the LOC143181152 gene encoding nardilysin, with product MLPPWWRIIWSKSLRCRIKEWSYTTIMPKRSLQCPPEKKLKSNQNSTNVINRNVSSINELNLNSNSTFVDRMQINNQSEVVPCDTTQKPRAKVTYLETPIKSENDKKEYRVIQLENGLTALLIADVHSIGSTCGDKEERVNAILSENEDEEDEDDEESETDEEDGDNENDDETEDDESNGDRTDAEDSSTCPKQLKREEKMAACGLSVGVGSFSDPPEIPGLAHFLEHMVCMGSEKYPQENDFDAFITKRGGSDNASTKCEMTTFYFEVQEKHLLAALDRFAQFFIKPLMKKDAITREREAVESEFQMALPSDFYRKEQLFCSFARPNHPATKFTWGNLITLRDNVKDEKLYEELHKFRERHYSAHRMKLAIQARLPLDVLEEYVIQCFSNVPNNNLPPDDFTPFKGANSFDTPTFRRIYKVKPIKDLRQIELTWAMPPLHHLYKSKPHQYISWIIGHEGKGSLISYLKKNMWCFDIFSGNGESDFEHSSMYALFSLSLTLTEQGHEHLEDVLNAIFSFINLLRKEGPQKRIYDEIHQIEETNFKFIDECSPAQYVEDLSENMHYFPPRDYITGSDLYFEYNPEAIRECLNYLTPDDVNIIIFDKKFDDKEFDKVEPWFNTKYTDTEIPKEWIERWKTIEPLPDFHLPLPNIFLTDDFSLISLPADIPKYPEKIYSDDLSEVWYRPDPKFRLPECYMYFYVISPVPLSSPKSAALMDLYVITLKQLLAEELYPAIAAELNHEIYTRDKGIVIKVNGYNQKLPLLLITIAKCIADSSMLITEDLFKVMKEKQVKDYYNKLLKPNKLAKHVRLSILMLVHWSAMDRHVAISNVEFHEFQNFVRYFMDHVYIQCLVQGNMTKEDVIKNVHECVQSLKCGPLLPNTMPQIRVAQLPMGSHYCKIRNYNRTDANSVVTNYYQSGVASIKLTVIIELLIMIMEEPLFNQLRTQEQLGYDVFCLFNDTFGILGYSIGVRTQADKYSTEHVDKRIEAFLETFSKILKETSEKDLESIKEALMKVKQCADLHLKEEVMRNWAEITTDEYMFDRIDNELKMIERITLDELREWITSHTLNGNNLRKLSVHVVGTSKSTDKVDADQTNVNSETEKMKYPLSYVDITQSEADDKSVHYITDIQEYKSQLYTYPIHRTIL